A part of Miscanthus floridulus cultivar M001 chromosome 6, ASM1932011v1, whole genome shotgun sequence genomic DNA contains:
- the LOC136457398 gene encoding uncharacterized protein, whose translation MVQLCLHSKAHISTLRAHVPATGANALRLLPKPQHGMSLTFQSFVLAGAVPPYSDFLLDVLRYYGIRLAHLTPNSLVILSVFAYLCEQFLGAPPSLDLFRSYYICRGNSNPRTIGSCHFRPRRKQNTPKFIYVQTHVPQQWKDKWVYIEDDGGHEETSVPSEPAVSADTWQTLPRHTPHLAALQERVAELRQHGLTGAMVLADAIKRRLSPLRNRARLAYFYVGEDDDTRTFPQAAGGLSPTQMSDWMQEVLGTSGLDTLPPAEARPLCELEPSLRIQRMPTAVPVEMEQQPHAATSGGTRALRRRKRPLPTETETEESGLSLSPSARRRSTRLRPDGEGGGPLTPPPHSATTLGPNIEAGGTLAPAPEIFDGGRLSSCSRLPASAQTMVSIPLLAASEHHLPYSTAITHLSREDDEMKRELEKVKRDLEKAIAEKHLCRDTYDRARAALRQLDLDPGELRQADHSDSCALFGRVVDRLELIVRAMPERWLEGAREVAVGTTELVLGHCLRLHPQVDLQAVVEAAVEEELPPPETDEAQARHDWVLEGARRIVHQRVHVQAPVGDGEDTSTEEWEGDQGGGGAGTAGGAGSSAAAQE comes from the exons ATGGTCCAACTCTGTCTACATTCCAAGGCCCACATCTCCACTCTCCGCGCTCACGTCCCGGCAACCGGGGCCAATGCCCTGCGCCTACTGCCGAAGCCGCAGCACGGCATGAGCCTCACATTCCAATCTTTCGTGCTCGCCGGAGCGGTGCCGCCGTACTCGGACTTCCTCCTCGACGTGCTGCGGTACTACGGCATCCGGCTTGCCCACCTCACGCCCAACTCCCTCGTCATCCTCTCCGTCTTCGCCTACCTCTGCGAGCAGTTCCTGGGGGCGCCGCCTTCGCTCGACCTCTTCAGGAGCTACTACATTTGCCGCGGGAACTCAAACCCGCGGACAATCGGTAGCTGCCATTTCCGACCTCGCAGAAAGCAAAATACCCCAAAGTTCATCTACGTCCAGACGCACGTACCCCAACAATGGAAGGATAAGTGGGTGTACATAGAGGACGACGGCGGCCACGAGGAGACGTCCGTTCCGTCGGAGCCTGCTGTGAGCGCCGACACGTGGCAAACACTGCCCCGCCACACCCCTCACCTAGCTGCGCTCCAGGAGCgtgtggcggagctccggcaacATGGGCTCACCGGGGCTATGGTGTTGGCGGACGCCATCAAGCGCCGGCTGTCGCCGCTTCGAAATCGGGCGCGCCTGGCGTATTTTTACGTCGGAGAGGACGACGACACACGGACTTTCCCCCAAG CCGCCGGTGGCCTAAGCCCGACCCAGATGAGTGACTGGATGCAGGAGGTTCTCGGGACCTCGGGCCTCGACACCTTGCCCCCGGCGGAGGCGCGTCCGCTGTGCGAGCTAGAGCCCTCCCTGCGTATCCAGAGGATGCCCACGGCCGTCCCCGTAGAGATGGAGCAGCAGCCCCACGCCGCGACGTCTGGCGGCACGCGCGCGTTGAGGCGCCGGAAACGTCCGCTCCCCACGGAGACAGAGACGGAGGAAAGCGGGCTGTCTTTGTCTCCTTCCGCCCGCCGCCGTTCCACCCGCCTCCGACCTGACGGGGAGGGCGGGGGACCGCTGACGCCCCCACCGCATTCGGCCACCACCTTAGGCCCCAACATCGAGGCCGGCGGGACTCTCGCACCAGCACCCGAGATCTTCGACGGTGGGCGTCTTTCTTCTTGTTCTCG GCTCCCAGCTTCAGCGCAGACCATGGTATCGATTCCCCTGCTCGCCGCTTCGGAGCACCATCTGCCATATTCCACGGCCATCACTCATCTGTCTAGAGAGGATGATGAAATGAAGCGCGAGCTCGAAAAGGTGAAGAGGGACCTCGAAAAGGCGATCGCGGAGAAGCATCTGTGCCGCGACACCTACGATCGTGCCCGTGCTGCTCTCCGCCAGCTAGACCTGGATCCGGGTGAGCTGCGGCAGGCGGACCACTCGGACTCTTGTGCCTTATTCGGCCGCGTTGTGGACCGTCTGGAGCTAATCGTCCGCGCTATGCCGGAACGTTGGCTAGAGGGCGCCCGCGAGGTGGCTGTGGGCACCACGGAACTCGTGCTCGGCCACTGCTTGCGGCTGCACCCACAAGTGGATCTTCAGGCGGTCGTCGAAGCAGCCGTGGAAGAGGAGCTGCCCCCTCCGGAGACGGACGAAGCACAGGCGCGGCACGACTGGGTCCTAGAGGGCGCACGACGGATCGTCCACCAACGTGTGCACGTCCAGGCACCTGTCGGAGACGGAGAGGACACCAGCACAGAGGAATGGGAGGGCGACCAAGGCGGTGGTGGCGCTGGGACAGCCGGCGGCGCGGGCAGCTCGGCGGCGGCCCAAGAGTAG